In Paenibacillus hexagrammi, the following are encoded in one genomic region:
- a CDS encoding metallophosphoesterase family protein, producing the protein MNKHMPYVNIHGHIHGQKYESNQYINVSVERWNYEPVNFTHIQSLVAPNEEQ; encoded by the coding sequence ATGAATAAACACATGCCCTATGTCAATATTCATGGACACATCCATGGGCAAAAATATGAAAGCAACCAATACATCAACGTGAGCGTAGAACGATGGAATTACGAGCCGGTTAATTTTACACATATTCAATCGCTGGTCGCTCCGAATGAGGAGCAATAA
- a CDS encoding DUF3892 domain-containing protein: MNPFDQTSSGMENAAPGKEQVVAVRKNGDGDIVQLQLSSGAVVDYKQAQQMAKAGQIEHVNVFKGRDGDEHLRSDADGDPTNNLDNLPTF; this comes from the coding sequence ATGAATCCTTTTGACCAAACATCTTCAGGAATGGAAAATGCAGCACCAGGCAAAGAGCAAGTTGTTGCTGTTAGAAAGAACGGTGACGGCGATATTGTACAATTACAGCTCTCTTCGGGGGCAGTGGTTGACTACAAGCAGGCACAGCAAATGGCCAAAGCAGGCCAAATCGAACATGTCAATGTCTTTAAAGGACGGGACGGGGATGAGCATCTTCGATCAGATGCCGACGGAGATCCTACCAATAATTTGGACAATTTACCAACTTTTTAA
- a CDS encoding superoxide dismutase family protein: MKSKKLLMSASVLLFTLSGCQSANMAASAEAAAPPSVVNVAIVGTAGKQIGTAKLQQVAEGVRIQLEVTGLKPGVHGFHIHEKGVCEAPDFTSAGGHLNPLHKQHGFKNPKGPHAGDLPNLTVDSQGNGRMDVISKEVVLLPDKPNSLFKPGGTSLVIHEQPDDMVSDPAGNSGKRVACGVVK, translated from the coding sequence ATGAAATCCAAAAAACTACTCATGTCCGCCAGCGTTTTGCTGTTTACTTTAAGTGGATGCCAAAGCGCTAACATGGCTGCGTCTGCAGAAGCGGCTGCTCCGCCAAGTGTAGTGAATGTTGCAATTGTTGGGACAGCAGGCAAGCAAATCGGAACGGCCAAGCTTCAGCAAGTAGCAGAAGGTGTCCGCATTCAGCTCGAGGTCACTGGGCTTAAGCCAGGTGTGCATGGCTTTCATATTCATGAAAAGGGTGTGTGCGAAGCTCCTGACTTTACTTCGGCGGGAGGACATTTGAATCCGCTGCATAAGCAGCATGGCTTCAAAAATCCTAAAGGTCCACATGCAGGAGATCTGCCTAATCTGACGGTGGATTCACAGGGTAACGGACGGATGGATGTCATTTCCAAAGAGGTAGTCCTTCTTCCGGACAAGCCTAATTCGTTGTTCAAACCGGGCGGCACTAGCCTGGTGATACATGAACAGCCTGATGATATGGTATCGGACCCAGCAGGTAACTCAGGCAAAAGAGTCGCATGCGGAGTTGTGAAATAG
- a CDS encoding alpha/beta hydrolase family protein — MPVWSKLPNVPFTPMILTILPWLTGIRPAQVDALQAVDEVYPRPILFIHSKDDPAIPSRHSEAMWTRHQDVFDLWVSSEAGHVGTYRLFSEEYTRRVSSFFAKL; from the coding sequence TTGCCGGTATGGTCCAAGTTGCCGAATGTTCCTTTTACACCAATGATCTTGACGATCCTTCCTTGGTTGACAGGGATTCGACCCGCTCAAGTGGATGCTTTGCAAGCAGTTGATGAGGTGTATCCCCGACCGATCTTGTTTATCCATAGCAAGGATGACCCCGCAATTCCCAGCCGTCACAGCGAAGCCATGTGGACTCGTCACCAAGATGTGTTTGATCTGTGGGTCAGCTCCGAGGCAGGACACGTAGGCACTTATAGGCTATTTTCAGAAGAATACACGCGGCGGGTCAGCTCTTTTTTTGCTAAATTATAA
- a CDS encoding alpha/beta-type small acid-soluble spore protein translates to MASNNTLVVQQAKAALDQLKVEVAQEIGVPLSPNGYNGHLATRDAGAVGGHITKRLVQIAEQQLSGFQK, encoded by the coding sequence ATGGCTAGCAACAATACTTTAGTCGTACAACAAGCAAAGGCAGCTCTAGATCAACTGAAGGTTGAAGTCGCTCAGGAAATTGGTGTTCCCCTCTCCCCTAATGGATACAACGGACACCTTGCTACACGTGATGCAGGAGCTGTTGGCGGACACATTACCAAACGCCTCGTGCAAATCGCTGAACAACAGCTGTCCGGATTTCAAAAGTAG
- a CDS encoding ArnT family glycosyltransferase, whose translation MNKGTWIGLILLLGVALYLRLDYVLQADYTPLEWDQLEYTKTAIQLLEKGIYAYRDTEPNTLVTPGWPMMLAAIFSITGYEPLEPALMVVRIVNCVIALGAIVLIFLIGRRLMNAMTGVLAAAFAAIYPSYVWSASLVLTEVPFLTAFTGLIYMQVRIIQDNKRRDHILAGILLGICVLFRPNSLPMAIVPYLILWSQARKIQIKPALWAAASFAIVMLPWWIRNMVTFHEFIFIAKGEAGNPFLGGTDPYFRGTIDWNHIDPDKQFAAGVERIKEGLKTEPLLWLRWLTIGKLHAFYKTMWVGPYPFSIPQWYAHLLERLHDYLVHLGSLALLLFSRRDTSIRYLAVGLFVFLGIHMLFIPVDRYLYGMLPFLMLGTAYFITQTYQLVRLAIISALLQRKGI comes from the coding sequence TTGAATAAAGGCACATGGATAGGCTTGATTCTGCTGCTTGGGGTTGCTTTGTACCTGCGGTTGGATTACGTGTTACAGGCAGATTATACGCCACTGGAATGGGATCAGCTCGAATATACCAAGACAGCCATTCAATTGTTGGAAAAAGGCATTTATGCTTATCGGGACACGGAGCCGAATACGTTGGTTACCCCGGGCTGGCCGATGATGCTGGCGGCGATTTTTAGCATCACAGGCTATGAGCCTCTTGAACCTGCGTTAATGGTCGTTCGGATTGTGAACTGTGTAATCGCGTTGGGGGCTATTGTCTTGATCTTTTTGATTGGACGCAGACTGATGAATGCCATGACCGGGGTTCTTGCAGCAGCATTTGCTGCGATTTATCCTTCCTATGTATGGTCTGCATCTCTAGTGCTGACGGAAGTTCCTTTTCTCACCGCGTTCACAGGCCTAATTTACATGCAGGTTCGCATCATACAGGATAATAAAAGGAGAGATCATATCCTTGCAGGTATCCTTCTAGGGATCTGTGTGCTGTTTCGGCCGAATTCGCTTCCTATGGCGATCGTGCCGTACCTAATTCTATGGAGTCAAGCAAGGAAAATACAAATAAAGCCGGCCCTATGGGCAGCGGCTTCATTCGCGATCGTTATGCTTCCTTGGTGGATTCGCAACATGGTGACGTTTCATGAGTTCATATTTATTGCAAAAGGAGAAGCGGGTAACCCATTCTTAGGAGGAACCGACCCATACTTTCGAGGCACCATCGATTGGAATCATATTGACCCTGATAAACAGTTTGCAGCAGGAGTGGAGCGAATTAAGGAAGGGCTAAAGACGGAGCCGCTGCTGTGGCTTCGCTGGCTGACGATTGGCAAGCTGCATGCTTTTTATAAAACAATGTGGGTGGGCCCGTATCCGTTTTCAATTCCACAGTGGTATGCTCATCTGTTGGAGCGGTTACATGATTATTTGGTCCATCTTGGATCGCTGGCTTTGTTGCTATTCAGCCGCAGGGATACATCCATACGTTACTTAGCTGTTGGTTTATTCGTGTTTCTTGGCATCCATATGCTCTTTATCCCAGTAGATCGATATTTGTATGGGATGCTGCCATTCCTTATGCTGGGAACCGCTTATTTTATCACACAGACTTATCAATTAGTGCGTTTGGCAATCATTAGTGCTCTGCTGCAGCGGAAGGGGATTTAA
- a CDS encoding EamA family transporter, translated as MAISPLLLVGINVMLLVAGQILWKLALTRTPLNGWDSLGSVLVQPYLLLGCLLYGAATLLWFYALSRFDLSRVYPLQSFAYVLGALCGLLVFKETLTTSQWMGLFLLVGGAFMLAK; from the coding sequence ATGGCAATTTCCCCGTTACTTTTGGTGGGCATCAATGTCATGCTTCTTGTGGCTGGTCAAATTTTGTGGAAGCTGGCGCTGACTCGGACGCCTTTGAATGGGTGGGATAGCCTTGGCTCTGTCCTGGTGCAGCCCTATCTGCTGCTCGGTTGTCTTCTTTATGGTGCAGCAACTCTGCTTTGGTTCTATGCACTCAGCAGATTCGATCTTAGCCGCGTCTATCCTCTACAGTCGTTTGCTTATGTGCTGGGGGCTTTGTGCGGACTTCTCGTATTTAAAGAGACGCTGACTACTTCTCAATGGATGGGCTTGTTCCTTCTGGTTGGCGGAGCATTTATGCTAGCGAAATAA
- a CDS encoding GNAT family N-acetyltransferase — translation MLDIIRVESEEQLKRCFDIRMQVFVEEQKVPEHLEMDEKDQSPESCHHFLIVHEGQAVGTARWYKYQPDTAKLQRIAVLKSSRGLGLGKKLVLAMEEQAKELGCSYSMLDAQCQAEGFYRGLGYEVISEEPFYDAGILHVRMKKPL, via the coding sequence ATGTTAGACATCATCAGAGTTGAAAGTGAAGAGCAATTAAAGCGCTGTTTTGATATACGGATGCAGGTATTCGTCGAAGAACAAAAGGTACCGGAGCATTTGGAAATGGATGAGAAAGATCAATCGCCTGAATCCTGCCATCATTTTCTTATTGTACATGAGGGTCAAGCTGTTGGAACAGCCCGCTGGTATAAATATCAACCGGATACCGCCAAGCTCCAGCGTATTGCGGTTTTGAAATCAAGCAGAGGCTTGGGACTTGGCAAAAAGCTCGTTCTAGCCATGGAAGAGCAGGCGAAGGAATTGGGCTGCTCCTATTCGATGCTAGATGCGCAATGCCAAGCAGAGGGCTTCTATCGGGGACTGGGTTATGAGGTTATTTCAGAAGAACCGTTCTATGATGCCGGAATCCTTCATGTAAGAATGAAAAAGCCGCTTTAG
- a CDS encoding metallophosphoesterase family protein: MQNVFIISDHHFGHGHIIDFESRPFADIHEMNHVMIDTWNAVVGSEDKVFHLGDFSFLNREKTKDIVQRLHGYKILILGNHDRGRSGAGGLMSASTRSVNTRLYTKDFIYYRMNPCI, encoded by the coding sequence ATGCAAAATGTATTCATCATCTCGGATCATCATTTCGGTCATGGTCACATTATTGATTTTGAATCCCGGCCGTTTGCCGATATTCATGAGATGAATCATGTTATGATTGACACATGGAACGCTGTCGTTGGTAGTGAGGATAAAGTGTTCCATTTAGGGGATTTCTCGTTCTTGAATCGTGAGAAGACGAAGGACATCGTACAGCGCTTGCATGGATATAAGATATTGATTTTGGGCAACCATGACAGGGGCCGTTCCGGAGCTGGTGGCTTGATGTCGGCTTCGACGAGGTCAGTGAATACCCGATTGTATACCAAGGATTTTATCTATTATCGCATGAACCCATGTATATGA
- a CDS encoding DUF2304 domain-containing protein, which yields MNIYLFGIVFCLMFVFITVELIRRQKLQEQYALLWLTLGAVMVLFSFFPDILNPLSHFVRIYYAPSLLFLVGLLFSLVFIMHLTIVISKLHRRLTRLVQEVSLLQEQLKNGGAE from the coding sequence ATGAATATTTATTTATTTGGTATTGTGTTTTGTTTGATGTTTGTGTTTATCACGGTGGAGCTCATTAGAAGGCAAAAGCTGCAGGAGCAGTATGCACTGCTATGGCTGACACTGGGTGCTGTAATGGTTCTGTTTAGCTTCTTTCCCGACATATTGAATCCGCTGTCTCACTTCGTGAGAATTTACTACGCACCATCCCTGCTCTTTCTGGTAGGTCTGCTGTTCTCACTGGTGTTCATTATGCATCTGACGATTGTTATTTCGAAGCTGCATCGAAGGCTAACCAGACTTGTCCAAGAAGTATCCTTGCTCCAGGAGCAGCTTAAGAACGGGGGGGCGGAATAA
- a CDS encoding aspartyl-phosphate phosphatase Spo0E family protein — MPCSTGLELEAEINDLKKLLISTAASYTYNLHHPQVIEISQRLDQLIVKLVKQRASS; from the coding sequence ATGCCTTGTTCAACTGGGCTTGAATTAGAAGCCGAAATCAACGATTTAAAGAAACTGCTGATTTCAACGGCAGCTTCTTATACCTATAATCTTCACCATCCTCAGGTTATTGAGATCAGTCAAAGATTAGACCAGCTTATTGTAAAACTAGTGAAACAACGTGCATCTTCATAG
- a CDS encoding glycosyltransferase family 2 protein, whose translation MRLLVIIPAFNEEESIGQVVRSIKHAVHKADILVVNDGSTDRTSEVARATGVAAVIDLPVNLGIGGAMQTGYLYAYRKGYDIAVQTDADGQHDAAELSKIVEPIMTGQADCCIGSRFLERTEYRSAWSRRMGIWFFTWMIEWMIGKTYTDPTSGFRAVNRDIIRLFADYYPEDYPEVEAIMLLERQRYRVMETSVLMHSRQAGRSSITPLKSLYYMLKVSLAVCITRIRNVS comes from the coding sequence ATGAGGCTGCTTGTCATTATTCCGGCTTTCAATGAGGAAGAAAGTATCGGGCAGGTTGTTCGGTCGATTAAACACGCTGTGCATAAAGCAGATATCTTGGTAGTCAACGATGGTTCCACAGACCGCACTTCTGAAGTGGCTAGAGCAACCGGTGTAGCGGCTGTTATTGATTTGCCTGTCAATTTAGGCATTGGCGGGGCGATGCAGACGGGCTATCTATACGCCTACCGGAAGGGCTATGACATCGCTGTTCAAACGGATGCTGACGGGCAGCACGATGCGGCTGAGTTGAGTAAAATCGTGGAGCCCATCATGACCGGTCAAGCGGACTGCTGCATTGGGTCCCGTTTCTTGGAACGAACCGAATACCGTTCGGCATGGAGCCGCAGAATGGGCATCTGGTTCTTCACATGGATGATTGAGTGGATGATCGGCAAGACCTATACCGACCCAACCTCAGGATTTAGAGCGGTAAATCGGGACATTATTCGATTATTTGCCGATTATTACCCGGAGGATTATCCGGAAGTGGAAGCGATTATGCTGCTGGAAAGACAAAGATATCGTGTCATGGAGACTTCGGTCCTGATGCATTCAAGACAAGCGGGCCGTTCTTCGATTACACCGCTGAAGTCCTTATATTACATGTTGAAAGTATCATTGGCGGTTTGTATAACAAGAATTCGCAATGTGAGCTGA
- a CDS encoding divergent PAP2 family protein gives MNRAIVTALVAIGAAQAMKVPLTFAKTREWDWSQLIQTGGMPSSHSAGVASLASYIGFKRGISAVDFAISAVFGAVVMYDAMGIRRAAGEIAVEVNDLDQQVEKLAQQHPGVYHERRRKELKERLGHLPTEVLGGAMLGAAVGSLSYFMESK, from the coding sequence ATGAATCGAGCGATAGTAACGGCATTGGTAGCAATAGGTGCGGCACAGGCTATGAAGGTTCCATTGACATTTGCCAAGACAAGAGAGTGGGACTGGTCACAGTTGATTCAAACAGGCGGTATGCCTAGCTCCCATTCGGCCGGAGTAGCATCCTTGGCATCCTACATTGGTTTTAAGAGAGGGATCTCTGCGGTGGACTTCGCAATAAGTGCTGTCTTCGGAGCCGTAGTCATGTATGATGCGATGGGGATTCGCCGCGCAGCAGGGGAGATCGCTGTAGAGGTAAACGATCTGGATCAACAGGTCGAGAAGCTGGCACAGCAGCACCCTGGCGTCTATCATGAACGGCGCCGCAAAGAGCTCAAAGAAAGATTGGGCCATCTTCCCACGGAAGTATTAGGCGGTGCCATGCTCGGCGCGGCAGTCGGTTCCCTAAGTTATTTCATGGAATCTAAATGA
- a CDS encoding CBO0543 family protein — MDKKVSILYLIIGDLLYYLITYNFTMWKFNPIGFDKHIYANHVLITLGIDFINFPAVVLLYLGNYPDRKSITLQAIYIMCWSALNSILEYIFFIVSGVSYDNGWNFWWSASFNILLYTLLRIHHLRPLLAWLISAAIPLLYCYFFKLPLNSMK, encoded by the coding sequence TTGGATAAAAAGGTGAGCATCCTGTATTTAATCATTGGTGATCTGCTTTATTATCTAATCACCTATAATTTTACGATGTGGAAATTCAACCCGATTGGCTTTGACAAGCACATTTATGCTAACCATGTCCTCATCACACTCGGCATCGATTTTATCAATTTTCCTGCTGTCGTCCTCCTATACCTCGGCAATTACCCGGATAGAAAATCAATCACTCTACAAGCAATCTATATAATGTGCTGGTCCGCTTTAAATTCCATCCTTGAATATATTTTCTTTATCGTATCCGGCGTTAGCTATGATAATGGCTGGAATTTTTGGTGGTCCGCATCGTTCAATATCCTCTTGTACACGTTGCTTCGGATTCATCATTTGCGTCCATTATTGGCCTGGCTGATATCCGCTGCCATCCCATTGCTATACTGCTACTTCTTTAAATTACCGTTAAATTCTATGAAGTGA
- a CDS encoding MBL fold metallo-hydrolase gives MSWQIQMVGTGSAFAKKYYNTSALILKDQVKVLIDCGYSTPQGLHALGVTPDQLDGIVISHIHADHVFGLEEIGFRLFYNYNKKRMKLFLTEPIARVLWEETLQGSMYNSAENCVQLTDYFDVVILKEYEKTTLFPGIDIEMIPTLHVPSKNSYSLFINEQTFYSADLQFNRELILDEIIGRRKCHTLLHDCQLSGPPIIHASLQQLLTLPQDVQEKIWLMHYDDRMEQFIGQTGHMSFILQQQIVTLPE, from the coding sequence ATGAGTTGGCAAATTCAAATGGTCGGTACCGGAAGCGCATTTGCGAAAAAATATTATAATACAAGCGCTCTGATTCTAAAGGATCAAGTGAAAGTGCTTATAGATTGCGGTTATTCCACTCCACAAGGATTACATGCACTGGGAGTAACTCCCGACCAATTGGACGGAATCGTAATTTCACATATTCATGCGGATCATGTCTTCGGTTTGGAAGAAATCGGATTCCGCTTATTTTATAATTACAATAAGAAAAGAATGAAGTTATTCCTAACTGAACCCATTGCCCGTGTATTATGGGAAGAAACACTACAGGGAAGTATGTACAATTCGGCGGAGAACTGCGTCCAATTGACGGATTACTTCGACGTGGTCATCCTTAAGGAATATGAAAAAACGACACTGTTCCCCGGTATAGATATTGAAATGATTCCAACCCTGCATGTCCCCAGCAAGAACAGCTATTCTCTATTCATCAATGAACAAACCTTTTACAGTGCAGATCTGCAGTTTAACCGCGAGTTGATTCTAGATGAAATCATTGGAAGACGGAAATGTCATACCCTTCTTCATGATTGTCAGTTAAGCGGCCCGCCGATTATTCATGCTTCCTTACAGCAGCTGCTCACTCTACCTCAAGACGTTCAAGAGAAAATATGGTTAATGCACTATGATGACCGTATGGAGCAGTTTATCGGTCAGACTGGTCATATGTCGTTTATCCTCCAGCAGCAGATTGTAACACTTCCTGAATAA
- a CDS encoding ATP-binding protein: protein MLILKSILYAYVLMLCVYSIAKHNTMHPLIVLAFGFLYILTLQMKRPKNLLPWIRLIVLFGFHAVTHQSMIIILYLLSMSIEINNQEQQWRGWILSFFYALGYFLLSWYVPTMKFDDSWPSFLAISMLHFVSAFYLTLSTMHKTKQAEMLKIERTRLTTQDALTGLVNYEECHRRLEQLVADKKSLAFILIDCNDLKSMNTNKGFQAGNIILKQIADLLKILFSDAYMISRYGGDEFSIVLPIADQQTTPSHYKLLLESELPKLTGIQITYGISTFPYEGQTKDDLVLLAEHQLSLKKREVWLKREEHMVRAEKLRVVGELASGMAHEIRNPLTTVRGFLQISKSNDYNIRDWYSMIMDEIDRMSELTGEFLQFSKPHSTLFHIRSLQECLTRVISLTESEATRLGHIIRYQAPEMAIYILMDQDKMIQLILNLVKNAYEAIEDNGVIQLHLASNGSSAIMVIEDNGPGIPSEMMEKIFHPFYTTKESGTGLGLSICHKIVQEHEGTIEVESQLGIGTRFILTFPIAADQEQRNQAALS from the coding sequence ATGTTGATCTTGAAATCGATTCTCTACGCGTACGTCTTAATGCTTTGTGTTTATTCCATAGCTAAGCATAACACCATGCATCCATTAATCGTCTTAGCTTTCGGATTTTTGTATATTCTTACCCTTCAAATGAAGCGGCCTAAAAACCTCCTCCCTTGGATCCGGCTGATTGTCCTCTTTGGATTCCACGCGGTTACGCACCAAAGCATGATCATTATCCTGTATTTGCTATCCATGTCCATCGAAATTAATAATCAAGAACAGCAATGGCGCGGTTGGATCCTGTCTTTCTTCTATGCCTTAGGCTATTTCCTGCTTTCCTGGTACGTTCCTACCATGAAATTCGATGATTCCTGGCCTTCTTTCTTAGCCATCAGCATGCTGCATTTTGTGTCTGCCTTCTATCTGACATTATCCACTATGCACAAGACTAAACAGGCTGAAATGTTGAAAATAGAACGCACCCGCCTTACTACACAAGATGCCTTAACTGGGCTTGTTAACTATGAAGAATGCCACCGTCGTCTGGAACAGCTGGTCGCGGATAAAAAGAGCCTTGCCTTCATATTGATCGATTGCAACGATCTCAAGTCCATGAACACCAATAAAGGCTTTCAAGCCGGTAATATTATTTTGAAGCAAATTGCTGATTTACTGAAAATTTTGTTCTCTGATGCTTACATGATATCTAGATATGGCGGAGACGAGTTTTCCATTGTTCTGCCAATTGCCGATCAACAGACAACCCCTTCGCATTACAAGCTTTTGTTAGAATCTGAGCTCCCTAAGCTAACCGGGATACAAATTACATACGGAATATCAACTTTCCCTTATGAAGGACAGACCAAAGACGATCTTGTTCTGCTTGCCGAGCATCAGCTCTCATTGAAAAAACGGGAGGTGTGGCTAAAACGTGAGGAACACATGGTTCGAGCGGAGAAGCTACGAGTCGTAGGAGAGCTAGCTTCCGGGATGGCTCATGAAATCCGTAACCCTCTGACTACCGTTCGGGGATTTTTGCAAATTTCGAAATCGAACGATTACAACATTCGAGATTGGTATTCAATGATTATGGATGAAATCGATCGCATGAGTGAATTAACAGGAGAATTTTTACAGTTTTCAAAACCTCACTCTACCTTGTTTCATATTCGTTCCCTTCAGGAATGCTTGACACGTGTGATTTCGCTTACTGAATCAGAGGCTACACGGCTCGGTCACATCATCCGATATCAAGCTCCGGAGATGGCCATATATATTCTAATGGATCAAGATAAAATGATTCAGCTCATCCTGAATTTAGTAAAAAATGCGTATGAAGCTATTGAGGATAACGGCGTCATCCAATTACATCTAGCTAGTAACGGTTCGAGCGCCATCATGGTAATCGAGGACAATGGCCCGGGGATTCCGAGCGAGATGATGGAAAAAATTTTCCATCCATTTTACACGACGAAAGAGAGCGGCACTGGACTTGGGTTGTCCATCTGCCACAAGATCGTTCAAGAACACGAAGGAACCATTGAGGTTGAAAGCCAGCTAGGCATCGGGACTAGATTCATTCTCACATTCCCCATTGCCGCTGATCAAGAGCAACGGAACCAAGCCGCTTTAAGCTAA
- a CDS encoding alpha/beta hydrolase — MVWIAASFILIVVAALTAVSVLVGWRLAHPARKAVDDSPEKYGLMYESVEFPSRVGGVKLCGWFLPSVLPEAKLTIIVSHGYAGNRLEKGLPALALCSSLVEEGFNLLMFDFRNSGESEGTMTTVGYMEKQDLLGAIDWVKEHKPGKIGLLGFSMGEHFDLSRRYGFVRMRYSRRQCI; from the coding sequence ATGGTATGGATAGCTGCTAGCTTTATCTTGATCGTCGTTGCCGCACTCACAGCCGTATCTGTCTTAGTTGGCTGGCGTCTCGCCCATCCAGCCCGTAAGGCGGTGGATGATTCACCTGAAAAGTATGGTTTGATGTATGAATCAGTCGAGTTTCCTAGTAGGGTCGGTGGGGTCAAGCTGTGCGGTTGGTTTCTTCCATCCGTACTTCCAGAAGCGAAGCTGACGATTATCGTTTCACATGGATATGCAGGTAATAGACTGGAGAAGGGATTACCCGCTTTGGCCCTGTGCAGCTCGCTTGTTGAGGAAGGCTTCAACCTGCTGATGTTTGATTTTCGTAATTCTGGTGAATCTGAAGGAACGATGACAACGGTTGGCTACATGGAAAAGCAGGATTTACTTGGAGCCATCGACTGGGTCAAAGAACATAAACCGGGCAAAATTGGTTTGCTCGGTTTTTCCATGGGGGAGCACTTCGATCTTAGCCGCCGCTATGGATTCGTCCGTATGCGGTATAGTCGCAGACAGTGCATTTAG
- a CDS encoding CBS domain-containing protein, translating to MNIAFFLLPKSDVITTTMQATLRQTLERMEYHRYTAVPILSESGHYVGTVTEGDLLWFLKNAEGISFDNAHRHLLQEVPLRMKNRPVHIHADMEDLIELAKVQNFVPVVDDSDKFIGIVRRSDIIEYCAQQMFKSPSAAAEH from the coding sequence ATGAATATTGCGTTTTTTCTTTTACCTAAGTCCGATGTGATCACAACCACCATGCAAGCCACACTTCGGCAAACCTTAGAACGAATGGAATACCACAGATACACAGCCGTACCTATTTTGTCTGAAAGCGGTCACTATGTGGGGACTGTAACCGAAGGAGACTTGCTTTGGTTTCTAAAAAATGCCGAAGGCATCAGCTTCGACAATGCCCATCGCCATCTTCTCCAGGAAGTGCCGCTGCGTATGAAGAATAGACCCGTACACATTCATGCCGACATGGAAGATTTGATTGAGCTAGCGAAGGTGCAAAACTTTGTACCCGTCGTAGATGATTCCGACAAATTCATTGGCATCGTTCGCCGAAGTGATATTATTGAGTATTGTGCCCAGCAAATGTTTAAATCCCCTTCCGCTGCAGCAGAGCACTAA
- a CDS encoding CcdC family protein, with the protein MNLALGSHLHALSLFGSLGMALMVMVVRLRSAAKPLNIMKIIMPPIGMSTGFLMFVAPLTRIPLWWGLISFLAGAVLFSYPLIRTSRLYLEDGQVYMKRSKAFLGILFVLLIGRLALHEYVEEWITIYQTGAVFFILAFGMLLPWRVYMYVQFKKIRP; encoded by the coding sequence ATGAATCTAGCACTCGGGTCCCATCTACATGCACTTTCCCTGTTTGGATCCCTAGGTATGGCTTTAATGGTGATGGTAGTCCGTCTGCGGTCTGCCGCGAAGCCTCTTAATATAATGAAGATCATTATGCCGCCAATCGGGATGAGCACGGGATTTCTCATGTTTGTTGCACCCTTGACTCGAATTCCACTGTGGTGGGGACTCATTTCATTCCTTGCCGGGGCTGTTCTGTTTTCTTATCCGCTAATTCGGACGTCACGATTGTATCTAGAGGACGGACAAGTGTATATGAAGCGTTCCAAAGCATTTTTAGGGATTTTGTTTGTATTGCTCATCGGAAGGTTGGCGTTACATGAGTATGTGGAAGAGTGGATCACGATTTATCAAACAGGGGCGGTGTTCTTCATTCTTGCCTTTGGTATGCTGCTTCCATGGCGGGTATATATGTACGTTCAATTTAAAAAAATAAGACCTTAG